From the Thermosynechococcus sp. genome, the window TGCTTTTTGATCTCACCTATATTCCGCTGCGGGACTTTTGGCTGTTGGGAAAAGTCCGCATTCCCCTAATTCAGCGGGTGATTTATCTCCCCCAACCGTTGCCGATTACCCACCTTTATGACCCCATCAAAGGCATTCAACCCCACCGAGTAACGCAGCAGTACATCAACACCGTCAACCAACTACGGCACACCATTACCACTGAAGGGGTGGATGCCCCAGCAACTCAAGCGCTTTTGACGCAGTTGCAACAGCAGAGTAAAACCATGGTGGACACCAACCCCTTTGCTCTGGCCGATAAGACCGGCATCCTTGAGCAGATTAAGAATCGCATGCGGCAGCGGGTCTTTGGCAGTCGGGATGCCTCCTCCAAGGAAGCCTTTGAGCGCTTTTGGAGTTCGGAGTACATCAATGAACGGGACTGGCGGAGCAACCTGAATTGGTTTGAGAAGCACATCACTCCCCTAATAGCGACCAACTATTGGCGCGCCTATGGCGAGGATGGGGACTTTCTGAATCGGTTTAGCGTTTTGGATCTTCCCTTTAATCTCCTCTTCTTTGTTGAGTTCTTGGGTCGCACGTTTTGGCTGAGTCGGCAGTACCCTGGTTATCGCTGGCGAGATGCCATGCTATGGCGCTGGTACGATGCCCTCCTCTTTTTTCCCTTTTGGTGGTTGGCACCGACGTGGGCATGGCTGCGGGTAATTCCCGTCATGATTCGCCTCGATCAAGCGGGTCTGATCTGCCTTGATACCCTGGAGCGGCAGCTATCCCAGGGCTTGGTGGGGGCGATCGCTACCGATATTTCAGAGGTGGTTGTCCTGCAAGTGCTGACGCAACTGCAAAAGGCCATTCGCCGCGGGCAGTTTAGCCACTGGCTTCCCCGTGCCTCTGGCTTACAGGTCAATAGCGTCAATCGCAGGGTGGATGACATTGATGAATTGGGGGAACTGGCGGCCTTGGTGGTTCAAGTGATCCTCCAGCGTGTCGTGCCCCAACTGCGGCCAGAAGTGGAAGCATTAGTGGCCTACAGTGTGGATCAAGTCCTACGGCAAGCACCCCCCTATCGGCGATTGCTCGAGAGTCCGACCCTAGGGGCCTTACCCCTGCAGTGGCGCCAATCCCTTGCCAAGGAGATGAGCGATCGCCTCTTTCTGCTGTTGGAGCAAGCAAGCAAAAACCAAGACAATCCACCCCGCGAAGGCGCTTTGCTGGTGAGTCAACTAGCGCAAAAATTTGGCCAAACCCTGAGTGCTGAACTCCAAGAGGAACAGGTGGGCAAGGTGATCCAAGACCTGTTGGTGGTATGGCTAGAGGAACTAAAAATTAACTTTGTGCGCCAGACCCACCTTGAAGGCATTGAAACAGTTCTAGAGGAAACTCGCACCCTTCAGGAACGTTTGGCGCAGAATAGACTTAAACCCTAGGCTATTCAAGGGCTTGCAGTAGCCACAGAGCAGTGTAGGTCGTGTCCTTGGGAGTGGGCTGAATGAGCAGAAAGTGCAAGCCTTGGCTTTGGTGCAGGCGATCGCGAAACACCTCTCCCGCTTGCATAATTTCCGAATCCTGAAACGTTAAAAACACCCAGCGATCGCGCAATCCACTGTGCAGGAGAACGCCACAGGGCTGCCCCGGTACAAACTCTAGGCGATAGGGCACTTGCTCTTGGAACCAGCGAGCCAGCTTCAAGGATTTGCGACCCCCATAGAGAATAATTCCCGGAATCAGGGTGTCTGCCGCCAAGTCTAGGGACTCCGGCAGCATCTCTCTTTCAAAGGCCAGAATCCGTAAAGGGTACTGCATCAGTTGCTGCAAATCGGGGGGCGCGATCGCTGCAAACTGCCAAGATTCCCCCCAAATATCATCCGGCAAGGGCAGGGGCGGGAGCTGCTCAATGGCCAAGGGATCGTAGGCTTCACCCGTGTAGGTTTTCAGGCTTGGGTATTCCTGAGCGCGTTGGCACAGGTAGTGCTTCAGAGCAGGAGTGCGGCGGGTGGGCTCTAGGGGGATGTTGAGTTGTCGGCAGGCTCCTTCCACTAGCCCTAAACTTTCGGGGCGAAAGACCTTGACTCGCTCCGGCAAGGGCTGACCACAACGGTTGAATTCTGTGGCAACCCAGGGACTACTCACCAGTGGTTCAGGACAAAAAGTCGTGTAGTAAAAATTTTCTTCAGGATCACAAATCACAAGTTCCCACAGATCAAGACCACTGGGGGTACGCAAAGGCCGACGGTAAAGGTCAACTTGCCAAAGGGACATCGAGGGAATAGATGAGCAAAAGAGGTGATAGCCTTTTTCAGACTGAATACGGTCTATATTTATTCTCGTTCTTTTTCTCTGATTTGTTAGAGCTATTTCAATCAAAAATGAGAAACTATCTAGGACAATCCTTGCAAATCACCTCCGCAATAGAACCTTTGGACCCTGCATACATCCGCTGTCGCTCTTCCACAGGGCGTTCTTGGTAGGGCATCTGTTTTTTCGGGTGATGGCCAGCCGGCCGAGGGCGGAACTTATTGTGGAAATTTGTACCCCAAATTGCTGGGCACGGTCGATTAAAGGATCCTCGGGATGGGGAGCAACGTCTGGCCCTAAGGTCTGCCAATCCAGTTTCCCTTGACACAGGTCTGGCTCGCGATCGCGCTGTTTCCCTGCTGCAAACTTAGGGCTTAGATCAGCCCAAGGATAAACTGCTAAAAACAATGGTCATGGCTTTGGTGGAGACTTTCTTTAAAATTGATTGCCTTTAGTGTCAAAACGCCCCGTGATTTACTGTATTTCGCCGCCCCAATTCTGATGATTGCCATCAGCCCATAGTTGATGTACCGCGTCAGTTCCGAAACCCATCCCTAGGGAGTCGGGTTTGCAATGAAGTTGTCTTTCTAGGTTGTCTTTCTAGGGGGTGTGAATCTGCGCTAATAGGGCAGCCACCTGCTCAGTAGTGAGGGGTCGCGAGAAATAATAGCCTTGGACATAGTCACAGCCGAGTTCCCGCAGTCGCGTCACTTGATAGGGATGCTCCACCCCTTCGGCCACCACTTCCAACGCCAATCCCTTGGCAAGGCTAACAATGGCATCAACCACGAGGGGTCTTTGGTCGGTTTCCGTGATGAGCTTCACAAAGCTGCGATCAACTTTGAGGATGTCGATGGGCAGATGGGTCAAATAGGACAGAGAGGAATAGCCCGTGCCAAAGTCATCAAGACTCAGCTTGATTCCCTGGGCCTTCAGTTGGCATAATGTCTGCCGCACCTGATCTGGCTGATCAATCCCCACACTTTCGGTCATTTCCAGGTGCAGGCAATGGGGAGGAATCTGGGTCTGTTCCAAAGCAGCCAACACTTGCTCGACTAGAGCAGGGTGCATGACTTGCCGATTGGATAAATTCACGTTCACGGATAACTCACACTGGGGAAATTGCTCGTGCCAGTACTGGAGATCACGACAGGCACGCCAGATCACCCAGTCCCCAATGGGCAGAATCAATCCCGTTTCCTCCGCAAGGGGAATGAAACGATCGGGCAGGAGTAAGCCTTGAGTGGGATGCTGCCAGCGAATCAAGGCTTCAAAGCCGTAGAGAGCATTGTCCCTCAGGCGGTAGATGGGCTGGTAAAAGAGAGTAAATTCGTCCCGCTCAATGGCTTGGCGCAACCCGATTTCTAGGGAGAGGCGATCGCGCGCCATCAAATGCATGTCTTCACTAAAGACTTGATAGCGATTTCCCCCCGCCAGCTTGGCACGATACATGGCAATATCGGCATTGCGCAAATAGTTTTCTGCCTTCTCAATGGAGGCCAATCGCGTGGCCACGCCAATACTCACCCTGAGTGCGATCGGCTGATCATTCACTACAAAGGGTTTATTCAGTTCACTGAGAATGCGATCGCAAACCCCCAAAGGATCGGTGTTGTCACTAATGTCATCCAGCAAAATCACAAACTCATCGCCCCCAATACGAGCCACCGTGTCATCGGCGCGGACAATGCGGGTGAGACGATTGGCCAATTCAATCAAAATCAAGTCGCCACAACTGTGGCCAAGGCTGTCGTTAATGACCTTAAAGCGATCAATATCAATAAACAAAATTGCAAACTTGTAATCGGAACGACGACGAGCATGGCGAGTCGCCTGTTCAATGCGGTCAAAGAGAAGCGTGCGATTGGCTAACCCCGTCAGCGAATCATGGAGGGCATCATAAAGCAACTGGGCTTCGGCAAGGCGATGTTCCGTCAAATCGGTCAGAGAACCCGCAACCCGTCTGGCATTGCCATGGGCATCCCGCAGCACCAGCCCCCGTGCCAAAGCCCAACGATAGGCACCATTGCGATGTAGAATGCGAAACTCTTGGTGGAAATGGGGGGTTTGGCCGCGGATATGGAGCATTAAATTCAACTTCACCCGTTCCACATCTTGGGGGTGAATGCGCTTGAACCAATCATCAATGTGATTGCCAATTTCGTCATGCTGATAGCCAAGAATATTTTTCCAGCGGGCGGAATAAAATGTCTCATTGGTGGTCAAATTCCAGTCCCAAATACCATCATTGATGCTACGGGTCAGGAGCGTATAGCGATCGCTGGTTTCCAGGAGCGCCGCCTGAGTTAACTTCATATCGGTAATGTTGTAGCCACAGATTAAACCTGCCCCATTCGGAAAGCGCACAAAAGCCCAAATCATCTCTAAAACTTGACCATCGGCACCATGGACAGGTACCTCCTGCCAGCCGTTGGGAGGATGAATCATCCAATAACGCATCTGCCGCTGGGTTTCTAGATCGGGAAAGCACTGACTCAAAAAATCCCCTGTGATCAAATCCCCTGTATCCCAGCCCAACTGGGTCGTCACCTCTTGGTTAAGGGAATGAATGTGTCCCTCATTGTCATAGAAGAGAACGAGCAGCGGTAAACGGGCACAAACACCCCGCAGTAAGTCATAGGGATCAGTACCTAGCGGGAAATCAAATCCATGGCCTGTTTGACCATTCACCATTGGCCACCGTAATTGAAAAGATAAAGGTGAGTCATCCTGCTCCATGGAAATATCCTAGCTTAAATGCTCAACAAACCAAAAACTGGCTCTCCTAGACAGCAAGACTCCTCGGTCTCTTTGAAAATCTTGATGTGCAGGCAAAAAACTTTTATCTTCTGCTGGCTAGCCGGTCATAGATACTGATCCCATGTGGGGTAACGTGTATTTTAATCCCAGAATCCAGAAAATCTGCTGGGCAACTGCCTCATATTGCTCCGTGGAGAGCAGGTCTTTTTTCTGGTGCAAAACAATCAGTCTAGCCAACTGTTCCGTGACTGTTGCCAATTGCTCTGTATCGGGATAGAGACTCTCAAGGACGGCATGGAAATCGGCCTCGGCATTGGCCACTAGCCCTGCTCCTTCGTAGATGACAGGCTTAAGAAATGGCTGATACTGCCGCAACAACCGCCGCAGGTGGTAGATCATTGAGATCGACAGTGTACAAGTCATAAGCTAGGACCTTACATCTTATCAGGTTAGCGGGGAGAGCAAAACTGCCTATTACTCTCGTTGTGCTAGTAAAAATTAGACTATGAAAAAAAGGTCATTTTTGTTATCTAGATTACAAACTACCCAAGTCATTTCAACTTTTTTGCATCCTAAGATTGTGCTCAGGAGAGTAATTTTCTCGATGAATGAACTTTGATAGCTCGCTAATACTCATAGCCTAGGCAACCTCCCTAATTTTTGCTAACAGAGTTTGGTTTTGCGGGAGTACTGATTCTTCTTTTTTTTAGAGATTTAAGTTTTAATTAATTTTTGTGTCGGTATTTTAATGCATATTGATTAGTCATCCTTTTGATCCTGAAATCATTCATTGAGTGATCAATTTTGAGATATTGAATCCTGTCTTGAAATTGACGGTTATTCATTGTTTTTCCTCCAAAAAAACTTAATTTTTGAGAATCCGGCCAACGAGCCCCATCAGTCTAGAAAAGCTTTTTCGCTCTAGAGACTGTCTATAAATGATTCTAAAACTTGGATCACTGATTCTTCGAGGTTTCGTGATCTTTTTTTTAATTTTTAATAACTTAACAATTGAATAGTTAAGCCTTATTTAAGCTTCTCAGAATTTGTCCTGACAAAATCATGCCGTCACAGGCAGACTTTGGCGCAGCAAATCCTCGACAGCAAAGGATGCTGAGATATTTATCTTTTTTCTATTTACAATGAAAAACAAAAATTTTTAGATTTTACGCTGTACCTATCGCAAGTGATCTTGTTTTTTAAGGAATCCTAGTGTGCAAAAAAGCCGACGATCAGCAGCGGAATAAAGAGACTCAGGGCAGCAATGAGCAGTAAATTTTCAGGTTCGACGTTAATGATCGTGGGTTGATTGCGTTTCTTTTGGGGGTTTGGATTGGTCATGGCAGGATACCCAAGGGATACCCCTAGCCTAGCAAACACTGTCGCAGCTCTGACAAAGGTTAGTGAGTGAAAAGAATCCGCTATGATACTCTACAGGTGCCTGAATCAGCGGGATCCCTATGCAGTGTCCCTATTGCCACCATACAGATAGTCGTGTTCTAGAGTCTCGATCGGCAGAAGGGGGGCAAAGTATTCGGCGGCGGCGCGAGTGCCTAGCCTGTGGTCGTCGCTTTACCACCTATGAGCGGATTGAGTTTGTGCCCATTACGGTCATTAAGCGCAATGGCGATCGCGAGTCCTTCGATCGCTCGAAATTGCTGCGGGGCATTATGACCGCCTGTGGTAAAACCAACATTCCCCAACAAAAAATTGAAGCCCTTGTGGATGATATTGAGGCGGATTTGCAGTTGCGATCGCGCCGCGAAGTCACCAGCGCCGAATTGGGGGAAGCAACCCTACAACGACTGCGCCACCTGAGTGAAGTCGCCTATGTCCGCTTTGCTTCGGTCTATCGCCAATTCCAGGGCATTAGTGATTTTGTTGCTGAACTTGCCCATCTCCAAGAGACTTCTGACTCGCCAGAGCTGCTGACAGCCTCCCAGCCTTAGTGCTGCTTCATCGGTAAATCGGCATTAATTGTATCAATCAGCCTTTGCTCCTCGTCATTGATCTGGTCAATGTAGTGGTCAAAAATTGCCGCTAAACGTGGTTCATAGAAA encodes:
- a CDS encoding Tab2/Atab2 family RNA-binding protein, with the translated sequence MSLWQVDLYRRPLRTPSGLDLWELVICDPEENFYYTTFCPEPLVSSPWVATEFNRCGQPLPERVKVFRPESLGLVEGACRQLNIPLEPTRRTPALKHYLCQRAQEYPSLKTYTGEAYDPLAIEQLPPLPLPDDIWGESWQFAAIAPPDLQQLMQYPLRILAFEREMLPESLDLAADTLIPGIILYGGRKSLKLARWFQEQVPYRLEFVPGQPCGVLLHSGLRDRWVFLTFQDSEIMQAGEVFRDRLHQSQGLHFLLIQPTPKDTTYTALWLLQALE
- a CDS encoding IS630 transposase-related protein, whose product is MFLAVYPWADLSPKFAAGKQRDREPDLCQGKLDWQTLGPDVAPHPEDPLIDRAQQFGVQISTISSALGRLAITRKNRCPTKNALWKSDSGCMQGPKVLLRR
- a CDS encoding bifunctional diguanylate cyclase/phosphodiesterase, whose amino-acid sequence is MEQDDSPLSFQLRWPMVNGQTGHGFDFPLGTDPYDLLRGVCARLPLLVLFYDNEGHIHSLNQEVTTQLGWDTGDLITGDFLSQCFPDLETQRQMRYWMIHPPNGWQEVPVHGADGQVLEMIWAFVRFPNGAGLICGYNITDMKLTQAALLETSDRYTLLTRSINDGIWDWNLTTNETFYSARWKNILGYQHDEIGNHIDDWFKRIHPQDVERVKLNLMLHIRGQTPHFHQEFRILHRNGAYRWALARGLVLRDAHGNARRVAGSLTDLTEHRLAEAQLLYDALHDSLTGLANRTLLFDRIEQATRHARRRSDYKFAILFIDIDRFKVINDSLGHSCGDLILIELANRLTRIVRADDTVARIGGDEFVILLDDISDNTDPLGVCDRILSELNKPFVVNDQPIALRVSIGVATRLASIEKAENYLRNADIAMYRAKLAGGNRYQVFSEDMHLMARDRLSLEIGLRQAIERDEFTLFYQPIYRLRDNALYGFEALIRWQHPTQGLLLPDRFIPLAEETGLILPIGDWVIWRACRDLQYWHEQFPQCELSVNVNLSNRQVMHPALVEQVLAALEQTQIPPHCLHLEMTESVGIDQPDQVRQTLCQLKAQGIKLSLDDFGTGYSSLSYLTHLPIDILKVDRSFVKLITETDQRPLVVDAIVSLAKGLALEVVAEGVEHPYQVTRLRELGCDYVQGYYFSRPLTTEQVAALLAQIHTP
- the nrdR gene encoding transcriptional regulator NrdR, whose product is MQCPYCHHTDSRVLESRSAEGGQSIRRRRECLACGRRFTTYERIEFVPITVIKRNGDRESFDRSKLLRGIMTACGKTNIPQQKIEALVDDIEADLQLRSRREVTSAELGEATLQRLRHLSEVAYVRFASVYRQFQGISDFVAELAHLQETSDSPELLTASQP